DNA from Phragmites australis chromosome 16, lpPhrAust1.1, whole genome shotgun sequence:
CACCTGTGAATACTTTAACTGGTCTTTTCCACGGCCTATATTTTTCTTCAGCTTGgcatttggatcatagggcgTGGCCACATGCTTACAGTCTATCATACCGAAACGTACAAGCACTTTGTCCACGTAATGAGACTGACTAAGAGTTATCCCATTCTCGCCCTTAAGAAGCTTGATGTTTAGAATTATATTAGCTTATCccagatccttcatatcgaagttcTGAGATAGGAAGGATTTAGTTTGGTTAATCATTTCCAGGTCTGTCCCAAACAGCAATATGTTATCCACATATAAACACAGAATAACACCTCGACCCCCACCATAGCGATAGTACATGCACTTATCGGCTTCATTTACACAGAAGCCGACTGAAGTTAGTGTAGCATCAAACTTTTCATGCCATTGTTTAGgggcctgtttgagaccatacagaGATTTGACTAGCCTGCACACTTTACGCTCTTGTCCTGTTACCACAAAACCCTCTGACTGAtgcatataaatctcctcatccagctctccattgaggaaagcggtcttgacatccatctgatgcacaagGAGATTATGCGAGGCTGCCAGTGCTAAGAGCACATGGATAGTGGGTAACCTGGCCACAGGAGAATATATATCGAAATagtcttctccttccttttgcgtgtagcccttagccactaatcgggccttgtacttttctatagtaccattGGGTCTGCGCTTTCTTTTGAAGATCCATTTACAGCCGACCGGCTTGCAGTCAATTGGGAGGTCTGCTAAGTCCCAGGTCCCTTTAGTGATAATCGAATCTATTTCACTACGGACTGCTTCCTTTCAGTACTCTGCTTCTGGAGAAGCATATGCCTCTGAAAGGTttcgtggttcatcatccacAACATAGGTGACAAAATCATCTCCCAATGATTTCCcagttctttgcctcttgctcctcctaagTTCCAGATCTGGAACCGTGTTCTCAGCACTCTGAGGAACATGGCCATCAACTAAGAGATCATGGGAAACAGTCTCCTTCACTCGCATAGGAAAGATGTGTTCAAAGAATGTCACATCCCGAGACTCCATTATCGAGTTAACGGCAATGTATGAGACCTCAGAATGGATCACTAGAAATCTATAGGCTgtgctctggtgtgcataccCTAGGAAGATACAGTCGATAGTCTTTGGtcctaatttccttttcttcggcAGGGGAACATGAACTTTAGCTAAACAGCCCCATGTGCGAAGATAGGTCAGATTCGGTTTCCTCCCCTTCCATTCTTCATAAGGAGTTACCTCGCGATTCCAAGGAGCGACcctgttcaggacatagttaaCTGTGAGGACAGCCTCACCCCACCATAAGTTAGCCATACCAGAACTTTGTAGCAAGGTGTTTACCAAGTCACAAATTGTTCGGTTCTTTCTTTCGGCTACTCCGTTGGCCTGTGGTGAGTATGATGGTGTAAATTCATGGATTATACCACTTTCTTCATAGAATTCGGAGAAATCCCTGGGAATATATTCCCCACCTCTGTCAAACCTCAGTCTATTTATTGTCTTCCCCAGCTGGTTTTCCACCTCAGCCTTATAGATTTTGAAgtattctaatgcttcatccCTTGTTCTCAGCAAATAGATATAGCAGAACCTAGTGGCATCATCTATGAGAGTAAAGAAGTACCTCTTGCCACCCTTGATTAATATTTCATTCATCTCACAAAGGTCAGAATGGATCAGCTCAAGTGGCGAGGTGCTTCTCCCCTCGACCGTGTGAAACGGTTTGCGGGGCTGCTTAGCTTGCACACACACCTCGCATTTATGACTCTTATCATATTTATATAAAGGAATAATATCCATCTTACTCAGACGcacaattgcttcattattaacatgacataagcgagaatgccaaatatcaatgttcttattagaatatgaagaatagaaaatattcgcagagctatcaagaatagaaatgcGGAACATGCTTCCGTAGTCATAGCCTTTTCCTACAAACGATCCGCACTTGGTCATCACTACTTTATTTGACTCGAAGACTAACTTAACTCCTTGCCGGCACAGCATCGATCCACTGAGTAGATTGCGGGTCATAGCAGGCACAAATAGTACGTCCTTTAGGACAAGAGTTTTGCCGGAAGTTAGCTTCAGGCTCACTTGTCCTACTCCGCGCACTGCTGCCGAGACCCCGTTCCCCATCAGAACGGATCCACCATCTGTGCCCTGGAGAGAAGTAAAACATGTCTGGTCAGCACAAATATGCCTTGTAGTACCTGTATCAACCCACCAACTAACTAGTGAATTTGCCATAAAGGCCTCAGGTACATACCCACTAGTGGAGTCGCCTTTGCCGGAAACATCGGCTGTTGCAACTGCcacatgcacttgggctttggcAACCTTTTGCTGGTCAGGTGTCGGTCCCTTGCCTTTGCGGTCGCAGCATCTATTGACTTTGTGATCCAACCCACCGCAGACGTAGCAGACAATCTCaggctttttcttctttttcataACATTAATCTTCAGTCCGGAATAACCAGGCTTGGCCTTTTCTTTCTTCACATTCTTCCCAGTATGGTTCTTGTGCTCGACAAGGTTAGCTTGAGCGGGCGCCTTTACCCCACCATAGCCTGCCTTTGACTTCTCTTCGACATTTATAGCagcaatgagctcattaagCGGCAACCACTGCTTTAAGTGTCGACGTGCAGTGATGAAGTCACGCCAAGAAGTGGGCAGCTTGGCCAGTATGGCATTGACCTGAAAGTTCTCAGGGAGGAGACAGCCGTACTGGCCTAAGTCCCGCACGATCAGCTGTAACTCGTGTATTTGTTCCATGACTGATCTGCCATCTCCCATGCGAAAGTTCAGATAGCttgccaccataaaggactcGTTGCCATTGTCGCTTTCTgcatacttgtcattcagctcCATCCACACCTTCCGCGCTTCCCTGAAGCCCACATAGATATCAAATAGTCTGTTTGACAGGACGGCCAAGAGACGTGCCAGGGCTGAGGCATTCGCCTTCTCCCAACGGGCCCTTAACGCGTCGAGACGCGTTCTTTCGACCTCGTCTAGCACGGCTTCCCCTTGAGGGGCGGGCGGCTCTTCAGTGAGAACCCAGAACAATCCGAGCTCCATTAACCACAGCCTCGTCCGGGCTTGTCAGCGCTTGAAGTCAGTCCCATCAAAGCTCTCGGGCTTGATTGCATCCGAGGATGACGGAGGGAGACTAGAGGAGGAGGAACTAGCCATTACTGAAGCACTAATAGGTTTTCTGGATTGTTGAGTATAGTGcgaatatatgagtatatatatcaATATTCCATAGAGGAAAGAGCTAGAGTACAATAACAAGACTCTAAGACACATGATATCACAAAGTAGTGACTGTAGCAAAACAGATAAGCAAGTACTAATCATGTGAACTCTAGCAACTGAAACTGAACAGGAAGGACATGAATTAAACAACATTGTTCTCAGATTTATTTTGCAACACTTGGCTCCAGGTCTCATAGAACCTGCTCCCTAAACATTGCAAAATTGCACATCACCAATTGAGTTAAGTCTAAGTCTCAACTAGCTTCAggacatgtatatatatatcatcaaagtcAGGACAGACATAAACAGTGCTGCTGTTCTTATGAAAATCAGACCTTCAGAAGAGATACAATCAGATCATACCATCTACATAACAGTACCACCTTCATCAATATACTAAACAATCATTTCAGAGGGACCATGGACCAGCAATAGCCATATGGATGATCTGAAGCAACATATCAGAGACCATATACCAGATATAACAATGAGAATGGTCTGAGCAAACAGCAGCACTGAATTAAGAAGGCATGTACAAGTCTAAAGCTACTTTACTTAGACTACACCACAATTTCAATGCAAGTGATCATCACAGAACTAGAATTCCAAGCCTCTGAAcagatcaaagaagaaatagagaTACTCACAGAGAGATGCAATCAAAAGCCTGAATGACAGAGGCTAGGCACGGCTCATCGgccgctgtcccagaaaacctATCACCTGCCGTAGCCGGTAGTGAGAGGAGACcggagatacaaagccctaCCACACTACGACACCACGTGTGGGCAAACCTCGGCACTGCAGCTCAGAATACCACCAGTTCTTTCTTCCCAGCACCAACCGCACCGGCCACAGCCCGACAATCCGCTCGAGCTCAAATGCTCAGTGCACGGCCAAgaagaaaacacaaaagatggaagggaaaacaaaagatggaagggaaaacaaaagatgtgAGTCAATCTCAAGATCTGAGCCTCTattagagaaaggaggagatagATATAGGGGTTCAGAGGAGCACGAACATCCCAGGGATGAGAACCCCTTCCGATCCAGCCGCGCTTCCCTCCAGCCGAACGATCCCATTCGGATCTGGCAGCCAACGGCAGCAGGCAAACCTCAAGGACTACAAATCCCGCAGGACTCGGAGCGAAGGTTGCCGCCGCCACCAACGCTCATCGCCCGAGCTgcccttatctcttcccccttatctttttcttttttcttttccctcccgAAACCCTAGCATCTAGTATATATATGAAGAACATGTGGGCCAAGgccgaaaagaaaaaaaaggctggGCTACGCAGCAGAACTGGAGGCCCAAACTGAGATTTCTCACATTAAAATTTCCATAAAAATGCCACATGACTAAACTGAGCTCTGTTGTTTATTGAGTCAGAATTCGCTACCCCACAACTCAAGACGCGCAGAGACGCGCGGGTTACATCAGCGCGCACCCAAATTCTTTGATTCACAACAAAGCGGGACGCGGGCCGTCCAGTGCGGATGAAATAGCCATAGGATTTCTGTGAGATGAGATTTAGCTACGGAAGAGAAATGTCAGATGAAACGTGACTCTTGTCCCTCGTGGCTTGTCTAGCATAGCAACATAATAGGTGAGGATCACAAAGTCATAACTTGAAGTGGACATACCAAcgcaagaggaggagggaagtttcttttttcaTCAACGCTCCttagaattattttttgttACATAATTATCGTACCACTAAATTTCTCGCAACAATGTAGTTCTTCGTGCGGATTGTTCACGCTCAAATTCATAAAATGCTGGACAAGATTCAGTCTACACCCTATATTTACACAAGTATATTTTACTAGAATACTTTATTATCATTGAAACTCATTCCATAGCAATGCAGTGTTCGTAACACTTATTCCACGTTCAACCTTTGCAGGAGGATATAATCAACTTCACACTTAAACTAGCGGCCATTTTGATGCATTCTCCCCTTAACAAGGTAGAAGAGCAGTGCGGAGTTCTTATCCATCTAGTATTTTGTTTGTTACTCCTTATTGCTGGACTAAATGAGATCCCATGACTGCAGCTAGAGAGAACATGTATCTGGAAGTATCTTGGTCTCAGTTGTTCTTGCTGCTATGTGCTTCATCATTTTAACCAACAATATAATGCATTATTAGACGAAGAATTGTCATTTGCGCTGTTAAGATTGATGTTCTGGTGATGATGTTCTATGCATGGTTATTGTAGATTGAATTATATTGTTGTTGGTGCTCGCTGCAGTCCCCAAGATATCTTAAATGGATAACGAAAACTGTTGGAAACATCGGAAATTCTTCAAGTACGACCGGTCCTTCCGACTGGCGTACGACCCAGCACACCCCGCTGGTCGCAAATAGCATCGCCCTGGAAATATGGTGTCGTGTTCAATTTCATCATTTTAACCAACAATCGAATGCATCACTACATGAAGAACAATCATTTGCACTGTGAAGCTTGATGTTTGGGTAACAAAGAAGAATCCTTTGAACCAGCTGGGGTGATACCGTGCTAGCATCGGAGGAACAGGACATATGTTGTGGACGACGACGAAATCCCAGTGACGCAATGCAACAGGTATCTACGCTAATGCAAATGATGGTGGCAGGATCGTTTATGGAGTACATTTCAACATACAGCAGCACAGATGAAGGGACGCCAACACAGCCGAGGGGCTAAGCAAACTCCGGCGCTGCCGCGGTGGCCGTGACATAGTAGGCGATGGTGATGACGGCGTGGATGAAGCAGGTGTTGCCGCCGACGACCAAGGTGTCAAAATGGATGAACCAGCATGATGTCTTGGTATTGGACATGGCCCCAACGAGCAGCAGCCAGAATGCGACACCGAAGACCATCCTATTGTATCATAGAATAGTGCTATTTAGTAGTCAGATCAATTCTACCATTTAGTCGTTGTTGTATAATCAAAAGATGACTTCgtgaaattcacaaaatttagCTGAAATTTCAGACAAATAAATCCTTAGGGTGCGTTTGGTAGGGATTTAGATTTTTCTAGAAACGTTTTAGTTCCAGATTATTCCTGTAAATATTTCTCTATTAAATTAGAATCATATCTGAAACTCATTTGGCTAGCTGTTTAAATTGAAAGAGAGGATGATGATACAATTGATCATTTTGCTCTAATGTTGTTatagtgtttgtttgttttatggAAAAAATGCACcccctaaaagtcacttggattttgaattttccccctaaaagttgttttgttgccaaaaaaaccccaaaggtttggttttgttgcaaaaacacctccaaaaattcaaaaaaaattaaaaaatcacaaaaaatcttaaaaaaactagtgaaaattataagaccttttgtgaaatttgttttcaaaataatatcctttgcatcatattttatggagagtaagtttaaaaaaaaaaagaaaaacgtgcagctcatttattaattcgagttaaatgcatagttaattattgaataatccaaaaatcatgaaacaaatttttttagtcttcttacatgatcctctctcttgtaaaaatacatgaaatcttaaaatagttattgtaacatgcatgattgagtaaatgtgttgcagatagattaattcataactaatctataatacccctaaaattagtgaaactacttttattagtttacttaaaaaattatttgtgtaggaaaaataatggtatatGTGAAAAGttaaataacatgagttaataaatgagttgcacatttttctttttttccaaacttcctctccatgaaatatgatgtaaaggatattatttttgaaaaaaaattcacagaaggtcttagaattatctctatttttttagaatttttttgcgatttgttttattttttgaatttttgagggggtttttcaacaaagtcaaacttttgagggttttttttgcaacaaaacaacttttggggggaaagtcaaaatccaagtgacttttggagggggggtttgcatttttcccttgttTTATTTGTAATAACAACATTTGAAATGAGTGCTCATGAAATACATGCTTCCGACGTGATTTTCACCCATATTTCAGTTAATATCTTACAATTCCAAAATTCATTTGtaccaaaaattctaaaataaatttatttcgTGGGTTATTCTTCTGGTCCTAGGCCTATTGGACTAGCCAACTTGGCTTGCTGACTCTGTATaaaaggggagggagaggagagagaaaagggGATGGAGAGGAGCACAGAgaaataaatcagaaatagTTTGTACATATTTACGACGATACTACTTAATAAAATTACGGAGTAGATTCGTAATTGCAAAAGAACCAATGTTCCACACAAGCGACTTTACCATGAGAGCACTGCCAGTTTCCTGTTGATGGATGCACCGATGGAATCCAATTCAGAGTAGTAGATCCATCCGAAGCAGTTAAGTGGCCAATAAGCAGTTAAGTGGGCAATAAGCAGTAACGCTGCGGCCACGAGGCCGAGCACATAAGCTGTGTACGCTGGTTCTTTACAGCGGCCGAAGATGGCTGATACTCTTTTAACCTACAACAAGATGAAATAACAATGTATGAAAAGCCCTTCATGAAACCGGAGGGAAATGATCATGTCTTGAAATTTATAACCTTGTTTTCCGCAGCTTGAGCTTGGATCGCCAGGATCCCAGCAGTGAAATCCAGGGCGAACATCACCATGCCCACCCAAATGGCAGCCACTTTAGCCATTGTAGCCTGAAATGAGACGAGCAACGGGAGAAATATGTGCTAAAGTGGCCTTTGTAGAAGAACACGTAGTTGAGGGATTGACAGTGAACACGTAGAAGGGCCAGGCTTTATAGCCCAGTAATGACTCGTGCAAAAGGGCCGCAAGGGCAGACAACTGACACGACACCGTAAAAGAATCAGGAAAAGAATCATCTCATCTTACTTTCAATATGCATGAAAAGTGGAATATATAGATGGAATTGATAAGCATCTGACGTGATCTAATTGAGGATCTCAATAATAAGAATTTAGATTAAATATGGttacaagaaagaaaaaatccaACTTAAAAAAGAAGGGTAAGATAAACCGTCCAAAAAAACAAACACCTCATCaaaattagttctttaattaAAGATATCTTCAATTAGTTTTTTAATGAAAGACATCTTTTGGAATAGTAGAGGTTTTGGAGACTTGGCCTGCCGCTTTTGCAATCGCTTGTGTCTGAACAACAGCAATCAAATGATGTTAACTGTTCGATCACTAGAAATTAAAGATGGTAAGTAATTAGATTTTACCAAGTAATTAACATGGCCGTTTATTCCCGTGTAAATAAATACCTTGGACCTTGTCTGAAGAAGCCCCTCATGCTGAAGGGAGAACACAGACTCTTTGCGTGACTGTTGGTTCAGAGCAAGATGTTCACTGGCGTGCGTGACTGTAGGTTCATTTCTCACTGGCGGCCGTGTACGCGGCCCCATCCAGACGATTTTGGGAAGGAATCCGCGTTCTCCCAGCCGACTTTATCTCtctttgatgttctttgtgCCTTAAAGAATAATCTTTGCTCCTTAAAGAATAATCTATGCTCGATCGAATTAAGATATCAATACattccttaaaaaaaagttaaaacttGAGCAACAAGTAACAAGAAGGCACTGTTACAGCCGttgaaatttttaaatttaaatttggttACCGAGCGTATTATAAAATCAAGCCGGACGCCAGTTACCGCTCATTTCGAACGATAACGGTCGCATTTTTTAACCGTGGCAAGCACTTAGTGTCGCGTTCCCAATCAATTAATCACCCAAATCAATCACAGGAAGTAGGATAGAATCAGGTGCAGAGGATAGAGCATAGATGGGAGGAGACTGGGAATGGTAAAAGTAGCAGAGGAAGAATCTCAGCGTTAGGAGGAATAGAAAGGCTGGAGGTGAAAGAAGACTTGTGTGGCTGTCACTTCCCTCTTTATCTCCTGATGATCCCCTTCAGCACGAAAAAAGGCCTCGCAGTCCAAGGCCATGTCCAAGGCGTCCAAGGACCCACGTCCGTGACAACTGACACCTAGCCGCCTACGCTGCGTTTGCCGGGCATCGCGGGCGAAAAGAAATTCTGTGAGACCGGATCTCACAGAAAGACTCTCATCTCTGCGTGACATGTGTCCTGTACTTCTCTCACATATATTTAATCAGACCGTTAGATCCAGAACGAACGGCGTAGATCAGGATCTCACGGAGGCCTTTCTACAGAGggtctcatataattttcttccaTCGCGGGCTGGGTTTTACTTTCTGAAAGCAAGCCTTCACCGTCATGCCGATATGATGCACATGGATGGAGAGAGAGCGTGCGCTAGGACAAGGACAAGCACAAAGCCACAAGCATTCTCTCTACCTCAACGCACATCGATCCATGTCGAGTGATCCGCAGACGCGCGAGAAGTGAGCCAAGGGGCCGGCACTGCACGTACCGTCGACGTGGCTGCACCGTTGCACCAACGCGATGCTGACACGTGGTGCAAAGTCTCAGCTGCAATTTATATATTTG
Protein-coding regions in this window:
- the LOC133896468 gene encoding protein DESIGUAL 2-like — protein: MAKVAAIWVGMVMFALDFTAGILAIQAQAAENKVKRVSAIFGRCKEPAYTAYVLGLVAAALLLIAHLTAYWPLNCFGWIYYSELDSIGASINRKLAVLSWMVFGVAFWLLLVGAMSNTKTSCWFIHFDTLVVGGNTCFIHAVITIAYYVTATAAAPEFA